In the Streptomyces sp. f51 genome, one interval contains:
- the trxA gene encoding thioredoxin: MSSTVELTKENFDQTVTDNEFVLIDFWASWCGPCRQFAPVYEKAAEANPDLVFAKVDTEAQPELAAAFEIQSIPTLMIVRDQVAIFAQPGALPAAALDDVIGQARKLDMDEVRKSVAAQQAKNAE; the protein is encoded by the coding sequence ATGAGCAGCACCGTTGAGCTCACCAAGGAGAACTTCGACCAGACGGTCACGGACAACGAGTTCGTCCTGATCGACTTCTGGGCGTCCTGGTGCGGGCCGTGCCGTCAGTTCGCCCCGGTCTACGAGAAGGCCGCCGAGGCCAACCCCGACCTGGTCTTCGCCAAGGTCGACACGGAGGCTCAGCCCGAGCTCGCGGCGGCCTTCGAGATCCAGTCGATCCCGACCCTGATGATCGTGCGCGACCAGGTCGCGATCTTCGCCCAGCCCGGTGCGCTGCCCGCCGCCGCCCTGGACGACGTGATCGGGCAGGCCCGGAAGCTGGACATGGACGAGGTCCGCAAGTCGGTCGCGGCCCAGCAGGCCAAGAACGCCGAATAG
- a CDS encoding NAD(P)/FAD-dependent oxidoreductase — MTETESIAYDVVVLGAGPVGENVADRARAAGLSTAVVESELVGGECSYWACMPSKALLRPAIARADARRVPGLAAAVQGPLDASAVLAHRDWFTSDWKDDGQLAWLDGIGADFHRGHGRLTGPRTVTVEGPDGQRTVLTARHAVAVCTGTRAQLPDLPGLAQVKPWTSREATSAHAVPGRLIVVGGGVVAAEMATAWLALGSRVTLLVRGKGLLPRMEPFAGELVAEALTEAGADVRTGTSVTAVSREGSTVVALTDAGDRIEADEILFATGRVPHTDDIGLETVGLEPGGWIEVDDSLRVIGSEWLYAVGDVNHRALLTHQGKYQARIAGAAIAARAAGVPLLETDPWGAHSATADHAAVPQCVFTDPEAAAVGLSLAEAEQAGHRVRAVDVDMSSVAGAGLYADGYRGKARMIVDLDRRIVLGLTLVGPGVGELIHSATVAVVGQVPVDRLWHAVPSYPTVSEVWLRLLEAYRDA; from the coding sequence ATGACGGAAACGGAATCCATCGCCTACGACGTCGTGGTGCTCGGTGCCGGACCCGTGGGGGAGAACGTCGCCGACCGCGCACGCGCCGCCGGCCTCTCCACCGCGGTCGTGGAGAGCGAACTGGTCGGCGGCGAGTGCTCGTACTGGGCGTGCATGCCCAGCAAGGCCCTCCTCCGCCCGGCGATCGCCCGCGCCGACGCCCGCCGCGTACCCGGCCTCGCCGCCGCCGTGCAAGGCCCCCTCGACGCCTCCGCGGTGCTCGCCCACCGCGACTGGTTCACCTCGGACTGGAAGGACGACGGCCAGCTCGCCTGGCTCGACGGCATCGGTGCCGACTTCCACCGCGGACACGGCCGGCTCACCGGACCGCGCACCGTGACGGTGGAAGGCCCCGACGGACAACGCACCGTGCTGACCGCCCGGCACGCGGTCGCGGTCTGCACCGGCACCCGCGCCCAGCTCCCCGACCTGCCGGGCCTCGCCCAGGTCAAGCCGTGGACGAGCCGCGAGGCGACCAGCGCCCACGCCGTGCCCGGACGGCTGATCGTGGTGGGCGGCGGTGTCGTGGCCGCCGAGATGGCCACGGCCTGGCTGGCGCTCGGCTCCCGGGTCACCCTCCTGGTCCGCGGCAAGGGCCTGCTGCCCCGCATGGAGCCCTTCGCCGGGGAACTCGTCGCCGAGGCGCTGACCGAGGCGGGCGCGGACGTGCGCACCGGCACCTCGGTGACCGCCGTCTCGCGCGAGGGCTCCACCGTGGTCGCCCTCACGGACGCCGGCGACCGCATCGAGGCCGACGAGATCCTGTTCGCGACCGGCCGGGTGCCGCACACGGACGACATCGGCCTGGAGACCGTCGGCCTGGAGCCGGGCGGGTGGATCGAGGTCGACGACAGCCTCCGGGTCATCGGCAGCGAATGGCTCTACGCCGTCGGCGACGTCAACCACCGTGCGCTGCTCACCCATCAGGGCAAGTACCAGGCCCGGATCGCGGGGGCCGCCATCGCGGCCCGCGCCGCGGGAGTACCGCTCCTGGAGACGGACCCCTGGGGCGCGCACTCGGCGACCGCCGACCACGCGGCCGTACCCCAGTGCGTCTTCACCGACCCGGAGGCGGCGGCCGTGGGCCTCTCCCTCGCGGAGGCCGAGCAGGCGGGTCACCGGGTCCGGGCCGTGGACGTCGACATGTCCTCGGTCGCGGGCGCGGGACTGTACGCGGACGGCTACCGCGGCAAGGCCCGCATGATCGTCGACCTCGACCGCCGGATCGTCCTCGGTCTCACGCTGGTCGGCCCCGGCGTCGGCGAACTGATCCACTCCGCGACCGTCGCCGTCGTCGGCCAGGTGCCGGTGGACCGCCTGTGGCACGCGGTCCCGTCCTATCCGACGGTCAGTGAGGTCTGGCTGCGGCTGCTGGAGGCGTACCGGGACGCGTGA
- a CDS encoding ABC-F family ATP-binding cassette domain-containing protein, giving the protein MITVRGADVRVGARLLLSGISFTVSPGDRVGLVGRNGAGKTTLLSTLAGLRRPSAGSVSLTGTVGHLAQDPAAADPAVTVTARILSARGLDRAVRALRAAEAAMADGSERSMNAYVRAEAEFQARGGYAAEAEAARVAAGLGLPARVLDQRVGTLSGGQRRRVELARILFADDGVLLLDEPTNHLDADSVAWLRGFLASRRAGLVLISHDTSLLADVVNRVFHLDPHRATLDVHNTGWSAYLAQRDADERRRARERANAERKAAALHAQADKMRSHVATAVAARNMDRRADRLLAGLEPVRRTEKAARIRLPEPAPCGRMPLGAVALAKSYGDLRVLGGVDLAVDRGSRLVVLGPNGSGKTTLLRLLAGHEDPDGGRVVRGHGLRLGYFAQEHDTLDPAGTVRGHLAAAAPQLGDGEVRGVLGSFLFTGDDADKRIGALSGGEKTRLALAGLVHSGANVLLLDEPTNNLDPASRAEVLAAVATYPGALVMVTHNQGAVDALRPDRVLLLPDADEDLWSEEYRELVSLS; this is encoded by the coding sequence ATGATCACCGTTCGCGGTGCCGACGTGCGCGTCGGTGCCCGTCTGCTGCTGTCCGGCATCTCCTTCACCGTCTCCCCCGGCGACCGCGTCGGCCTGGTCGGCCGCAACGGCGCCGGCAAGACCACGCTGCTCAGCACCCTCGCCGGGCTCCGGCGCCCCTCCGCCGGTTCCGTCTCCCTTACCGGCACGGTCGGCCACCTCGCCCAGGACCCGGCCGCGGCGGACCCCGCCGTCACCGTCACCGCCCGGATCCTCTCGGCCCGCGGTCTCGACCGCGCCGTACGGGCGCTGCGCGCGGCCGAGGCCGCGATGGCCGACGGATCCGAACGCTCGATGAACGCCTACGTGCGCGCCGAGGCCGAGTTCCAGGCGCGCGGCGGGTACGCGGCCGAGGCCGAGGCGGCCCGGGTCGCCGCGGGCCTCGGGCTGCCGGCCCGGGTGCTGGACCAGCGGGTCGGCACCCTGTCCGGCGGACAGCGGCGAAGGGTCGAGCTGGCGCGCATCCTGTTCGCGGACGACGGCGTCCTGCTCCTCGACGAGCCGACGAACCACCTCGACGCCGACTCCGTCGCCTGGCTGCGCGGGTTCCTCGCGAGCCGCCGGGCGGGGCTCGTCCTCATCAGTCACGACACCTCCCTGCTGGCCGACGTGGTCAACCGCGTCTTCCATCTGGACCCGCACCGCGCCACCCTCGACGTCCACAACACCGGCTGGTCGGCCTACCTCGCCCAGCGCGACGCCGACGAGCGGCGCCGCGCCCGGGAGCGGGCGAACGCCGAGCGGAAGGCGGCGGCGCTGCACGCCCAGGCCGACAAGATGCGCTCGCACGTGGCGACGGCCGTGGCCGCGAGGAACATGGACCGCCGCGCCGACCGTCTGCTCGCCGGTCTCGAACCGGTCCGGCGGACGGAGAAGGCGGCCCGGATCCGGCTGCCCGAACCGGCCCCGTGCGGGCGCATGCCGCTCGGCGCGGTCGCGCTGGCCAAGTCGTACGGCGATCTGCGCGTCCTCGGGGGCGTCGACCTCGCCGTCGACCGGGGCAGCAGGCTGGTGGTCCTCGGCCCGAACGGCTCGGGCAAGACCACCCTGCTGCGGCTGCTCGCCGGTCACGAGGACCCGGACGGCGGGCGCGTGGTGCGCGGGCACGGGCTGCGCCTCGGCTACTTCGCGCAGGAGCACGACACGCTGGACCCGGCCGGAACGGTCCGCGGCCACCTCGCCGCCGCCGCGCCGCAGCTCGGCGACGGGGAGGTACGCGGGGTGCTCGGCTCGTTCCTGTTCACCGGTGACGACGCCGACAAGCGGATCGGGGCCCTCTCCGGGGGTGAGAAGACCAGGCTCGCGCTTGCCGGGCTCGTCCACTCGGGCGCGAACGTGCTCCTCCTGGACGAGCCCACCAACAACCTGGACCCGGCCTCCCGCGCCGAGGTCCTGGCCGCCGTGGCCACGTATCCCGGCGCGCTCGTCATGGTCACCCACAACCAGGGAGCCGTCGACGCGCTGCGCCCGGACCGGGTGCTGCTGCTCCCGGACGCCGACGAGGACCTGTGGAGCGAGGAGTACCGGGAGCTGGTGTCCCTGTCCTGA
- a CDS encoding amidase, protein MTPDRAPGLTESARALAAGEVSSRELVERALARIEATRSTVNAFRLVRAEAALAEADAADAELAAGGRRPLLGVPVAVKDDMDVAGEPTAFGCRGDFPPVAEDGEAIRRLRAAGAVVVGKTNACELGQWPFTEGPAFGATRNPWHHGHTPGGSSGGSAAAVAAGLVPAALGSDGAGSVRIPAAWTHLVGIKPQRGRISTWPRPESFQGITVNGTLARTVADAALLLDAASGSHEGDLHRPAALRVHDAVGRDPGRLRIALSLKPPFTALPARLDPAVRAKVLALAERLAALGHTVEEAEPRYGPIGLTFVPRATAGVAERVRTSPFPELLDRRTHDTARVGRLLGGAPLRAARRAEARLQRRVGALFGVYDVLLAPTTAAPPPRIGSMLGLSGIGTDRAMIAACPYAWPWNILGWPGVNVPAGFVGEGLPVGAQLLGPADSEPLLVSLAAQLEADLRWHELWPPHEAVADSPAA, encoded by the coding sequence ATGACTCCCGACCGCGCCCCAGGACTGACGGAGAGCGCGCGTGCGCTGGCCGCGGGGGAGGTGAGTTCGCGCGAGCTGGTCGAGCGGGCGCTCGCCCGGATCGAGGCCACCCGGTCCACGGTGAACGCGTTCCGGCTGGTCCGGGCCGAGGCCGCCCTGGCGGAGGCGGACGCGGCGGACGCGGAACTGGCGGCGGGCGGGCGGCGGCCCCTGCTCGGGGTGCCGGTCGCGGTCAAGGACGACATGGACGTGGCGGGCGAGCCGACCGCGTTCGGCTGCCGGGGTGACTTCCCACCGGTCGCCGAGGACGGCGAGGCGATACGAAGGCTCCGCGCGGCGGGTGCCGTCGTGGTCGGCAAGACCAACGCCTGCGAGCTGGGCCAGTGGCCCTTCACCGAGGGCCCGGCCTTCGGCGCGACCCGCAACCCCTGGCATCACGGGCACACGCCGGGCGGATCGTCCGGGGGCTCGGCGGCCGCCGTGGCGGCGGGCCTGGTGCCCGCGGCGCTGGGCTCGGACGGTGCGGGCTCCGTGCGCATCCCGGCCGCCTGGACTCATCTGGTCGGCATCAAGCCGCAGCGCGGACGGATCTCGACCTGGCCCCGCCCGGAGTCCTTCCAGGGCATCACCGTCAACGGCACGCTCGCCCGCACGGTCGCGGACGCGGCCCTGCTGCTGGACGCGGCGAGCGGCAGCCACGAGGGCGATCTGCACCGGCCCGCCGCGCTGCGCGTCCATGACGCCGTGGGCCGCGACCCGGGACGGCTGCGCATCGCGCTGTCGCTGAAACCGCCCTTCACCGCGCTGCCCGCACGGCTCGACCCCGCCGTTCGGGCGAAGGTCCTCGCGCTCGCGGAGCGGCTGGCCGCGCTCGGGCACACGGTCGAGGAGGCCGAACCCCGCTATGGGCCGATCGGGCTCACGTTCGTCCCGCGCGCCACGGCGGGCGTCGCCGAACGCGTGCGCACCTCGCCGTTCCCCGAACTCCTCGACCGGCGCACCCACGACACCGCGCGCGTCGGCCGGCTGCTCGGCGGCGCCCCGCTGCGTGCGGCCCGCCGGGCCGAGGCGCGGCTTCAGCGGCGCGTCGGCGCGCTCTTCGGCGTCTACGACGTGCTGCTCGCGCCGACGACAGCCGCTCCCCCGCCGCGGATCGGCTCGATGCTCGGCCTGAGCGGCATCGGCACCGACCGGGCCATGATCGCGGCCTGCCCGTACGCCTGGCCGTGGAACATCCTCGGCTGGCCGGGCGTCAACGTCCCCGCCGGTTTCGTGGGCGAAGGGCTGCCGGTCGGCGCGCAGTTGCTCGGGCCCGCGGACAGCGAGCCGCTGCTGGTGTCGCTCGCCGCCCAGCTGGAGGCGGACCTGCGCTGGCACGAGCTGTGGCCTCCGCACGAAGCCGTCGCGGACTCCCCGGCCGCATAG
- a CDS encoding SPFH domain-containing protein, translating to MPMVIGVVAGTVVLALIFIVVVFKLMWRVAEPNEALIISGSKHRTEGLEEGMGFRIVTGRGTLVLPGVQAVRKISLDLNETELHVDCVTTQGIPLKVRGVVIFKVGDDFVSIANAGRRFLDQQKMMAERVHNVFAGHLRSIVGGLTVEDMIRDREKLTGQTRAACGTEMEKLGLIVDSLQIHEIEDPTGYIRNLAMPHAAAVQRDARIAQAEANRLATEAEQKAAARMSEATRDSEIQQAGYQAERDKAAATAQMAGPLAAAAAQQDVVVQETRVAELEAHRREQQLQADVRKPADARAYEIRAQAEAERDARISAAQAKAKETELAAAAEATRVKTAANAEAEATKARGSAAAQATRATGEAEAAAAQAKGLAAAESTRAQGLAEAEAIQARAAALAENQEAVVAQQLAEHWPEIVQAGASAFGNVDHMVLLNGADGMSDLFAKALTMGGTGLGLARQLLASMNQEGSQAKNSAVELNGVVAPVSQKVPVEKEG from the coding sequence ATGCCGATGGTCATCGGCGTCGTGGCGGGGACGGTTGTCCTCGCACTGATCTTCATCGTTGTGGTCTTCAAGCTCATGTGGCGCGTCGCGGAGCCCAACGAAGCGTTGATCATCTCCGGTTCGAAGCATCGGACCGAAGGCCTCGAAGAAGGTATGGGATTCCGCATCGTGACGGGGCGCGGCACGCTGGTCCTGCCGGGCGTGCAGGCGGTGCGGAAGATCTCGCTCGACCTCAACGAGACCGAACTGCACGTGGACTGCGTGACCACCCAGGGCATTCCGCTCAAGGTGCGGGGCGTGGTCATCTTCAAGGTGGGCGACGACTTCGTGTCGATCGCCAACGCGGGGCGTCGTTTCCTCGACCAGCAGAAGATGATGGCGGAGCGCGTGCACAACGTGTTCGCGGGCCATCTGCGGTCCATCGTCGGCGGGCTGACCGTCGAGGACATGATCCGCGACCGGGAGAAGCTCACCGGTCAGACCCGGGCCGCGTGCGGCACGGAGATGGAGAAGCTCGGTCTGATCGTCGACTCGCTCCAGATCCACGAGATCGAGGACCCGACCGGGTACATCCGGAACCTGGCGATGCCGCACGCCGCCGCCGTGCAGCGTGACGCGCGTATCGCGCAGGCCGAGGCGAACCGGCTGGCCACCGAGGCCGAGCAGAAGGCCGCGGCGCGCATGTCGGAGGCGACCCGGGACAGCGAGATCCAGCAGGCCGGTTACCAGGCCGAGCGGGACAAGGCGGCGGCGACGGCCCAGATGGCCGGCCCGCTGGCGGCGGCCGCGGCTCAGCAGGACGTCGTCGTCCAGGAGACCCGGGTCGCCGAGCTGGAGGCGCACCGCCGCGAGCAGCAGCTCCAGGCGGACGTCCGCAAGCCGGCGGACGCCCGCGCCTACGAGATCCGGGCACAGGCCGAGGCCGAGCGCGACGCGCGGATCTCGGCGGCGCAGGCCAAGGCCAAGGAGACCGAACTGGCCGCCGCGGCGGAGGCCACCCGGGTCAAGACGGCGGCCAACGCCGAGGCCGAGGCGACCAAGGCGCGCGGTTCGGCGGCCGCCCAGGCGACCCGGGCGACCGGTGAGGCCGAGGCAGCCGCCGCCCAGGCCAAGGGCCTCGCGGCGGCCGAGTCGACCCGGGCCCAGGGTCTCGCGGAGGCGGAGGCCATCCAGGCCCGCGCCGCCGCGCTGGCCGAGAACCAGGAGGCCGTCGTCGCCCAGCAACTCGCCGAGCACTGGCCGGAGATCGTCCAGGCGGGCGCGAGCGCGTTCGGCAACGTGGATCACATGGTGCTGCTCAACGGCGCCGACGGCATGTCGGACCTGTTCGCCAAGGCGCTCACCATGGGCGGCACCGGCCTCGGCCTGGCACGCCAGTTGCTCGCCTCGATGAACCAGGAGGGGAGCCAGGCCAAGAACTCCGCGGTGGAACTCAACGGGGTCGTGGCGCCGGTCAGCCAGAAGGTGCCCGTGGAGAAGGAGGGGTGA
- a CDS encoding LacI family DNA-binding transcriptional regulator — protein MVQIPNQSAQPAPARRPVPTSADVARLAGVSRATVSYVLNNTSAVRISEPTRRRVREAAEELGYVPHAAARSLRAGHSRMVLMPAPAIPVGPLYHQFFAELQSELGRLDYTVVQYGSVGLHGDEAARAWAELRPVAVLVPGSGLGPQGVEVLKRAGARAVLTLGPERVEGAHALLMDHDRVGHCAGVHLLSGGRRRIGVVMPEESGLEIFSRPRLDGVRRAVSGTEATVTELPLAYEEEAAALLAARWRSLGLDAVFGYNDEYAMLLMRALQDEGVAVPEESAVVGADDLMLGRLLRPRLSTVHLELPSGRDLAELVDRAVREPGAEPGTHEVLGARVVHRASS, from the coding sequence ATGGTGCAGATACCGAACCAGTCCGCCCAGCCGGCGCCCGCCCGACGGCCCGTACCGACCAGTGCCGACGTTGCACGCCTCGCGGGTGTCTCGCGCGCGACCGTCTCGTACGTCCTGAACAACACCAGCGCCGTCCGCATCAGCGAGCCCACCCGGCGCCGGGTCCGCGAGGCCGCCGAGGAACTCGGATACGTTCCGCACGCGGCCGCCCGCAGTCTGCGCGCCGGACACAGCCGCATGGTCCTGATGCCCGCCCCCGCGATCCCTGTGGGCCCGCTCTACCACCAGTTCTTCGCCGAACTCCAGTCGGAGCTCGGGCGGCTCGACTACACCGTCGTGCAGTACGGCAGCGTCGGCCTGCACGGCGACGAGGCCGCCCGCGCCTGGGCCGAACTGCGCCCCGTGGCCGTCCTGGTGCCCGGCAGCGGTCTCGGCCCCCAGGGGGTCGAGGTCCTCAAGCGGGCCGGCGCCCGCGCCGTGCTCACCCTGGGCCCCGAACGGGTCGAGGGCGCCCACGCGCTGCTCATGGACCACGACCGGGTCGGCCACTGCGCGGGCGTCCATCTGCTGTCCGGGGGCCGCCGCCGCATCGGGGTGGTGATGCCCGAGGAGAGCGGCCTCGAGATCTTCTCCAGGCCCCGGCTCGACGGCGTCCGGCGGGCCGTGAGCGGCACGGAGGCGACCGTGACGGAACTGCCGCTTGCGTACGAGGAGGAGGCCGCGGCCCTGCTCGCCGCGCGCTGGCGCTCCCTCGGGCTCGACGCCGTCTTCGGGTACAACGACGAGTACGCGATGCTCCTGATGCGCGCGCTCCAGGACGAGGGCGTCGCCGTGCCCGAGGAGAGCGCCGTCGTCGGCGCCGACGACCTCATGCTCGGCCGGCTGCTCAGGCCCCGGCTCAGCACCGTGCACCTGGAGCTGCCCTCCGGCCGCGACCTCGCGGAACTCGTCGACCGGGCGGTCCGCGAGCCGGGTGCCGAGCCCGGGACGCACGAGGTACTGGGCGCACGAGTCGTGCACCGCGCGTCGAGCTGA
- a CDS encoding type II toxin-antitoxin system PemK/MazF family toxin yields the protein MNAFTDDTEEQVPGRYGPSATTEAEPREVGPVRTEYSPAHDGDPDPGEIVWTWVPFEENDGRGKDRPVLVVAREAAGTLLAVQLSSKAHNGDREWVAIGSGPWDRTGRDSWVNVDRVMRLHEDGMRREACALDRMRFNSVVHRLKELYGWR from the coding sequence GTGAACGCCTTTACCGATGACACCGAAGAACAGGTCCCGGGCCGCTACGGCCCCTCCGCGACCACCGAGGCCGAGCCCCGCGAGGTCGGCCCCGTGCGGACCGAGTACTCCCCCGCGCACGACGGCGACCCCGATCCCGGTGAGATCGTCTGGACGTGGGTGCCCTTCGAGGAGAACGACGGCCGGGGCAAGGACCGCCCGGTGCTCGTCGTCGCCCGGGAGGCCGCGGGCACCCTGCTCGCCGTCCAGCTCTCCAGCAAGGCGCACAACGGCGACCGCGAGTGGGTGGCGATCGGCAGCGGCCCCTGGGACCGCACCGGCCGCGACTCCTGGGTGAACGTGGACCGCGTGATGCGGCTGCACGAGGACGGGATGCGACGGGAGGCGTGCGCGCTGGACCGGATGCGGTTCAACTCCGTGGTGCACCGGCTCAAGGAGCTGTACGGCTGGCGCTGA
- a CDS encoding 4-hydroxybenzoate 3-monooxygenase gives MRTTVGIIGGGPAGLLLARLLHRTGIDCVVLESRTRAYVERRQRAGMLEQGTVDALRACGAGERLDAEGLVHHGIELRFEGERHHVDFPGLTGGSTVTIYAQTEIVKDLVALQLADGPPLLFEAEALAVEGPESASPVVRFAHEGRERTLICDWVVGCDGGHGVARSAFPAGAGRSYAHDYPYSWLGILADVPPSCEELIYARGAGGFALHSMRSPSVSRLYLQVPNGTDPADWPDGRIWDELAARFAVDGDWRLERGPVTAKSVTPMRSWVHEPMRHGRVFLAGDAAHIVPPTGAKGLNLAVSDVRLLARAFEDLHRTGSTELLDIYSELALERVWQATRFSYDMTRMLHAQPDGDAFEHRMQLARLRRITVSRPAAAELAANYTGLPLPRAAGPAESPAADQ, from the coding sequence ATGCGGACCACGGTCGGCATCATCGGCGGAGGCCCGGCGGGGCTCCTGCTGGCCCGGCTGCTGCACCGGACCGGGATCGACTGCGTCGTCCTGGAGAGCAGGACCCGTGCGTACGTCGAGCGGCGCCAGCGGGCCGGGATGCTGGAGCAGGGCACGGTCGACGCCCTGCGCGCCTGCGGAGCGGGCGAGCGGCTGGACGCCGAGGGCCTGGTCCACCACGGGATCGAGCTGCGCTTCGAAGGGGAGCGCCACCACGTCGACTTCCCCGGGCTCACCGGCGGCAGTACCGTCACGATCTACGCCCAGACGGAGATCGTGAAGGACCTCGTCGCCCTCCAACTCGCCGACGGACCGCCTCTGTTGTTCGAGGCCGAGGCGCTCGCCGTGGAGGGGCCGGAGAGCGCCTCGCCCGTCGTGCGGTTCGCGCACGAGGGGCGCGAGCGGACGCTGATCTGCGACTGGGTGGTGGGCTGCGACGGCGGCCACGGCGTCGCGCGCTCCGCGTTCCCGGCCGGAGCGGGCCGCTCGTACGCGCACGACTACCCGTACTCCTGGCTCGGCATCCTCGCCGATGTGCCGCCCTCCTGCGAGGAGTTGATCTACGCCCGGGGTGCCGGGGGTTTCGCCCTGCACAGCATGCGTTCCCCGTCGGTGTCCCGGCTCTACCTCCAGGTCCCGAACGGCACCGACCCCGCCGACTGGCCCGACGGGCGCATCTGGGACGAACTGGCCGCGCGCTTCGCGGTCGACGGGGACTGGCGGCTGGAACGCGGGCCCGTCACGGCCAAGTCGGTCACCCCCATGCGCAGTTGGGTGCACGAGCCGATGCGTCACGGGCGGGTGTTCCTGGCCGGCGATGCCGCCCACATCGTGCCGCCGACCGGCGCCAAGGGCCTCAACCTCGCGGTGTCCGACGTACGGCTCCTGGCCCGCGCCTTCGAAGATCTGCACCGCACCGGATCAACCGAACTCCTCGACATCTATTCGGAGTTGGCCCTCGAACGGGTGTGGCAGGCCACCCGCTTCTCGTACGACATGACTAGGATGTTGCACGCTCAACCAGATGGGGATGCCTTCGAACACCGGATGCAGCTCGCGCGACTGCGCCGGATCACGGTGTCCCGCCCCGCCGCCGCCGAACTGGCCGCGAACTACACGGGACTTCCGCTGCCCCGAGCCGCAGGGCCCGCCGAGTCCCCCGCTGCTGATCAGTGA
- a CDS encoding aldehyde dehydrogenase family protein: protein MPLLDPTTWQSHPLTGDEYTVTEPATGEGLGTLTLAGAEDIATAARTARAAQGEWARAPHFVRAAVLRRAGDLFTAHAGELRDWIVRESGSIPGKADFELHVAAQECYEAAALASRPTGQVLPSEAPRLSYTRRVPVGVVGVIAPFNAPLILSIRSVAPALALGNGVVLKPDPRTAVCGGLALGAVFAEAGLPDGLLQVMPGGPEAGQALVADPLVPVVSFTGSTAAGRAVGEAAGRHLKRAHLELGGNSALIVLEDADLDAVISTAAWGSFFHQGQICMTTGRHLVHASLYEEYVERLAAKADSLAVGDPHREQVHLGPIIDEAQLAKIRGLVESSTANGAKLAAGGTHERLFYRPTVLAGVDDTTPAYAQEVFGPVAPVRSFATPDEAAALAAAGPYGLSLGIVTRDTARGLDLAERIPTGIAHINDQTVNDEAVAPFGGTAASGTGARFGGEANLDAFTDLRWTTVRGDVAGYPF, encoded by the coding sequence ATGCCGCTGCTCGACCCCACGACCTGGCAGTCCCACCCGCTCACGGGCGACGAGTACACCGTCACCGAGCCCGCCACCGGCGAGGGCCTCGGCACCCTCACGCTCGCCGGCGCCGAGGACATCGCGACGGCGGCGCGGACGGCCCGCGCCGCCCAGGGCGAATGGGCCAGGGCCCCGCACTTCGTCCGCGCCGCCGTCCTGCGCAGGGCGGGCGACCTCTTCACCGCGCACGCCGGCGAACTGCGCGACTGGATCGTGCGGGAGTCGGGCTCCATCCCCGGCAAGGCGGACTTCGAACTGCACGTGGCCGCCCAGGAGTGCTACGAGGCGGCCGCCCTCGCCTCACGCCCGACGGGCCAGGTCCTGCCCTCGGAGGCCCCGCGCCTGTCGTACACGCGCCGGGTCCCCGTCGGCGTCGTGGGGGTGATCGCGCCGTTCAACGCGCCGCTGATCCTCTCCATCCGCTCGGTCGCCCCCGCGCTCGCGCTCGGCAACGGCGTCGTGCTGAAGCCGGATCCCCGCACGGCCGTGTGCGGCGGCCTCGCGCTCGGGGCCGTGTTCGCCGAGGCGGGCCTGCCGGACGGGCTGCTCCAGGTGATGCCCGGCGGCCCCGAGGCCGGCCAGGCCCTGGTCGCCGACCCCCTGGTCCCGGTCGTCTCCTTCACCGGTTCGACCGCCGCGGGGCGTGCGGTCGGTGAAGCGGCCGGACGTCATCTCAAGCGCGCGCACCTGGAGTTGGGCGGGAACTCCGCCCTGATCGTCCTGGAGGACGCCGATCTCGACGCGGTCATCTCCACGGCGGCCTGGGGCTCGTTCTTCCACCAGGGCCAGATCTGCATGACCACCGGCCGCCACCTGGTCCACGCCTCGCTGTACGAGGAGTACGTGGAACGGCTCGCCGCCAAGGCCGACTCGCTGGCCGTCGGCGACCCGCACCGCGAGCAGGTGCACCTCGGGCCCATCATCGACGAGGCCCAACTCGCCAAGATCCGGGGGCTGGTGGAGTCCAGCACCGCGAACGGCGCGAAACTGGCGGCGGGCGGCACGCACGAGCGGCTCTTCTACCGGCCGACCGTGCTCGCCGGCGTCGACGACACCACCCCGGCGTACGCGCAGGAGGTCTTCGGCCCGGTCGCGCCGGTCCGCTCCTTCGCCACCCCGGACGAGGCGGCGGCCCTGGCCGCCGCGGGACCGTACGGCCTCTCCCTCGGCATCGTCACCCGGGACACTGCACGCGGCCTCGACCTCGCCGAGCGCATCCCGACCGGTATCGCGCACATCAATGATCAGACCGTCAACGACGAGGCCGTCGCGCCCTTCGGCGGTACGGCCGCCTCCGGCACCGGCGCCCGCTTCGGCGGCGAGGCGAATCTGGACGCCTTCACCGACCTGCGGTGGACGACGGTGCGGGGGGACGTGGCGGGCTACCCGTTCTAG